The Triplophysa dalaica isolate WHDGS20190420 chromosome 5, ASM1584641v1, whole genome shotgun sequence genome window below encodes:
- the LOC130420427 gene encoding zinc finger MYM-type protein 1-like: MKQTRLWGFFGKKSVEGSKDELQTEEEPAAAAAAAAAVPGSDMETDDSGRREAELVEVASTVVEDLGTVETGPARAKLKEYPLTTFGLQRRSFQQKWFETFDWLEYSASRNAAFCFACRLFGKQVSRVNKDVITSSVGFSNWKRALDSFREHDSSSGHKASMLAWKTYKASLSHGSVVERMHVANVDQIIERREYLRRITAVVSFLGK, translated from the exons atgaagcaaacgagactttggggattttttggaaagaagtcagtgg AGGGTAGCAAAGATGAGCTGCAGACTGAGGAGGagccagcagcagcagcagctgcAGCAGCAGCTGTGCCAGGATCAGACATGGAAACTG ATGATTCAGGGAGGAGAGAGGCTGAGTTAGTTGAGGTCGCTAGTACTGTAGTGGAAGATTTAGGGACTGTAGAAACAGGCCCAGCCAGAGCAAAACTAAAAGAATACCCTCTCACAACCTTTGGACTACAGAGAAGGTCCTTCCAGCAAAAATGGTTTGAGACATTTGACTGGTTAGAGTACTCTGCTAGCCGAAATGCAGCCTTCTGCTTTGCATGCAGGCTCTTTGGGAAACAAGTGTCTAGAGTTAACAAAGATGTGATAACCAGCTCTGTTGGATTTTCTAACTGGAAACGAGCCTTGGACAGCTTTAGAGAGCACGATAGTAGCTCAGGACACAAAGCTTCAATGCTTGCATGGAAGACTTACAAAGCCAGTTTATCACATGGCAGTGTAGTTGAGCGAATGCATGTGGCCAATGTTGACCAGATAATTGAAAGAAGAGAATACCTTCGTCGTATCACTGCTGTCGTTAGCTTTTTGGGAAAGTAA
- the LOC130421080 gene encoding uncharacterized protein LOC130421080 isoform X1 translates to MIIYDTRELCCALLLCLYMIIYDTRELCSALLLCLYMIILDTRELCCSLLLCLYMIIYDTRELFCALLLCLNMIIYDTRELCSALLLCLYMIIYDTRELCSALLLCLYMIILDTRELCCALLLCLYMIIYDTRELCSALLLCLYMIILDTRELCCSLLLCLYMIIYDTRELFCALLLCLNMIIYDTRELCSALLLCLYMIIYDTRELCSALLLCLYMIILDTRELCCALLLCFYMIIYDTRELCCALLLCLYMIIYDTRELCCALLLCLYMIIYDTRELCCALLLCLYMIIYDTRELCCALLLCLYMIIYDTRELCSALLLCLYMIILDTRELCCSLLLCLYMIIYDTRELFCALLLCLNMIIYDTRELCSALLLCLYMIIYDTRELCSALLLCLYMIILDTRELCCALLLCFYMIIYDTRELCCALLLCLYMIIYDPRELCSALLLCLYMIIYDTRELCCALLHCFYMIIYDTRELCCALLLCLYMIIYDTRELCCALLLCFYMIKYDTRELCCALLLCLYMIIYDTRELCSALLLYLYMIIYDTRELCCALLLCLYMIIYDTRELFCALLLCLNMIIYDTRELCSALLLCLYMIIYDTRELCSALLLCLYMIIYDTRELCSALLLCLYMIIYDTRELCSALLLCLYMIILDTRELCSALLLCLYMITYDTRELCCALLLCLYMIIYDTRELCSALLLCLYMIIYDTRELFCALLLCLYMIIYVTRELCSALLLCLYMIIYDTRELCSALLLCLYMIILDTRELCCALLLCFYMIIYDTRELCCALLHCFYMIIYDTRELCCALLLCLYMIIYDTRELCCALLLCLYMIIYDTRELCCALLLCLYMIIYDTRELCCALLLCLYMIIYDTRELCSALLLCLYMIILDTRELCCALLLCFYMIIYDTRELCSALLLCLYMIIYDTRELCCALLLCLYMIIYDTRELCCALLLCLYMIIYDTRELCSALLLCF, encoded by the coding sequence atgatcatatatgacacgcgtgaactctgttgtgctcttttactctgtttatatatgatcatatatgacacacgtgaactctgttctgctcttttactctgtttatatatgatcatattgGACACACGGGAACTCTGTTGttctcttttactctgtttatatatgatcatatatgacacacgtgaactcttttgtgctcttttactctgtttaaatatgatcatatatgacacacgtgaactctgttctgctcttttactatgtttatatatgatcatatatgacacacgtgaactctgttctgctcttttactctgtttatatatgatcatattagacacacgtgaactctgttgtgctcttttactctgtttatatatgatcatatatgacacacgtgaactctgttctgctcttttactctgtttatatatgatcatattgGACACACGGGAACTCTGTTGttctcttttactctgtttatatatgatcatatatgacacacgtgaactcttttgtgctcttttactctgtttaaatatgatcatatatgacacacgtgaactctgttctgctcttttactatgtttatatatgatcatatatgacacacgtgaactctgttctgctcttttactctgtttatatatgatcatattaGACACACgggaactctgttgtgctcttttactctgtttttatatgatcatatatgacacacgtgaactctgttgtgctcttttactctgtttatatatgatcatatatgacacgcgtgaactctgttgtgctcttttactctgtttatatatgatcatatatgacacgcgtgaactctgttgtgctcttttactctgtttatatatgatcatatatgacacgcgtgaactctgttgtgctcttttactctgtttatatatgatcatatatgacacacgtgaactctgttctgctcttttactctgtttatatatgatcatattgGACACACGGGAACTCTGTTGttctcttttactctgtttatatatgatcatatatgacacacgtgaactcttttgtgctcttttactctgtttaaatatgatcatatatgacacacgtgaactctgttctgctcttttactatgtttatatatgatcatatatgacacacgtgaactctgttctgctcttttactctgtttatatatgatcatattaGACACACgggaactctgttgtgctcttttactctgtttttatatgatcatatatgacacacgtgaactctgttgtgctcttttactctgtttatatatgatcatatatgacccacgtgaactctgttctgctcttttactctgtttatatatgatcatatatgacacacgtgaactctgttgtgctcttttacactgtttttatatgatcatatatgacacacgtgaactctgttgtgctcttttactctgtttatatatgatcatatatgacacacgtgaactctgttgtgctcttttactctgtttttatatgatcaaatatgacacacgtgaactctgttgtgctcttttactctgtttatatatgatcatatatgacacacgtgaactctgttctgctcttttactctatttatatatgatcatatatgacacacgtgaactctgttgtgctcttttactctgtttatatatgatcatatatgacacacgtgaactcttttgtgctcttttactctgtttaaatatgatcatatatgacacacgtgaactctgttctgctcttttactctgtttatatatgatcatatatgacacacgtgaactctgttctgctcttttactctgtttatatatgatcatatatgacacacgtgaactctgttctgctcttttactctgtttatatatgatcatatatgacacacgtgaactctgttctgctcttttactctgtttatatatgatcatattagacacacgtgaactctgttctgctcttttactctgtttatatatgatcacatatgacacacgtgaactctgttgtgctcttttactctgtttatatatgatcatatatgacacacgtgaactctgttctgctcttttactctgtttatatatgatcatatatgacacacgggAACTcttttgtgctcttttactctgtttatatatgatcatatatgtcacacgtgaactctgttctgctcttttactctgtttatatatgatcatatatgacacacgtgaactctgttctgctcttttactctgtttatatatgatcatattaGACACACgggaactctgttgtgctcttttactctgtttttatatgatcatatatgacacacgtgaactctgttgtgctcttttacactgtttttatatgatcatatatgacacacgtgaactctgttgtgctcttttactctgtttatatatgatcatatatgacacacgtgaactctgttgtgctcttttactctgtttatatatgatcatatatgacacacgtgaactctgttgtgctcttttactctgtttatatatgatcatatatgacacacgtgaactctgttgtgctcttttactctgtttatatatgatcatatatgacacacgtgaactctgttctgctcttttactctgtttatatatgatcatattagacacacgtgaactctgttgtgctcttttactctgtttttatatgatcatatatgacacacgtgaactctgttctgctcttttactctgtttatatatgatcatatatgacacacgtgaactctgttgtgctcttttactctgtttatatatgatcatatatgacacacgtgaactctgttgtgctcttttactctgtttatatatgatcatatatgacacacgtgaactctgttctgctcttttactctgtttttaa
- the LOC130421080 gene encoding uncharacterized protein LOC130421080 isoform X2: MIIYDTRELCSALLLCLYMIIYDTRELCSALLLCLYMIIYDTRELCSALLLCLYMIIYDTRELCCALLLCLYMIIYDTRELCCALLLCLYMIIYDTRELCCGLLLCLYMIIYDTRELCSALLLCFYMIIYDTRELCCALLLCLYMIIYDTRELFCALLLCLYMITYDTRELCCALLLCLYMIIYDTRELCCALLLCLYMIIYDTRELFCALLLCLYMIIYDTRELCCSLLLCLYMIIYDTRELCCALLLCLYMIIYDTRELCCSLLLCLYMIIYDTRELCCALLLCLYMIIYDTRELCCALLLCLYMIIYDTRELCSALLLCFYMIIYDTRELCCALLLCLYMIIYDTRELFCALLLCLYMIIYDTRELCSALLLCLYIIIYSGGQ; this comes from the coding sequence atgatcatatatgacacacgtgaactctgttctgctcttttactctgtttatatatgatcatatatgacacacgtgaactctgttctgctcttttactctgtttatatatgatcatatatgacacacgtgaactctgttctgctcttttactctgtttatatatgatcatatatgacacacgtgaactctgttgtgctcttttactctgtttatatatgatcatatatgacacacgtgaactctgttgtgctcttttactctgtttatatatgatcatatatgacacacgtgaactctgttgtggtcttttactgtgtttatatatgatcatatatgacacacgtgaactctgttctgctcttttactctgtttttatatgatcatatatgacacacgtgaactctgttgtgctcttttactctgtttatatatgatcatatatgacacacgtgaactcttttgtgctcttttactctgtttatatatgatcacatatgacacacgtgaactctgttgtgctcttttactctgtttatatatgatcatatatgacacacgtgaactctgttgtgctcttttactctgtttatatatgatcatatatgacacacgggAACTcttttgtgctcttttactctgtttatatatgatcatatatgacacacgtgaactctgttgttctcttttactctgtttatatatgatcatatatgacacacgtgaactctgttgtgctcttttactctgtttatatatgatcatatatgacacacgggAACTCTGTTGttctcttttactctgtttatatatgatcatatatgacacacgtgaactctgttgtgctcttttactctgtttatatatgatcatatatgacacacgtgaactctgttgtgctcttttactttgtttatatatgatcatatatgacacacgtgaactctgttctgctcttttactctgtttttatatgatcatatatgacacacgtgaactctgttgtgctcttttactctgtttatatatgatcatatatgacacacgtgaactcttttgtgctcttttactctgtttatatatgatcatatatgacacacgtgaactctgttctgctcttttactgtgtttatatattatcaTATACAGTGGTGGACAGTAA